One window of the Alligator mississippiensis isolate rAllMis1 chromosome 5, rAllMis1, whole genome shotgun sequence genome contains the following:
- the GJD4 gene encoding gap junction delta-4 protein, translating into MERWDSLGFLIITLNYNVTIVGKIWLMLVILLRMAVIVLAGYPLYQDEQERFICNTLQPGCSNVCYDIFSPVSHFRFWLIQTVSVLLPYAVFSVYVLHKVAMHIVRAHCLPCRHKRIKDFTSHKALKEPSRRAAITRPACKADYLSIPDFSGAYTVHLFLRTLTEAAFGAGHYYLFGFFVPKRFSCYHSPCTSMVDCYISRPTEKTIMMIFIWGVSGLSFLLGLIDLAFAIQRMAVRNQPNKQLITSLHEENELNSDLPPTDKHGGSSPFQEDRGCPPPAMNDNPVSEGSCSLLSEEEEESALHPQVLSQQTASSNLNSNSNKPYTTDGLVANHVGNETHLCGSNQQGIPYRQSGPGYHQGFTKEPVLALSPQAKSPLGVYSSVVQSKLLGQYSSAELKASDMQSNCSSSGYLRSKKSEWV; encoded by the exons ATGGAGCGCTGGGATTCACTGGGGTTTTTGATTATCACTCTCAACTACAATGTGACTATTGTTG GAAAGATCTGGCTGATGTTAGTGATCTTGCTGAGGATGGCGGTGATAGTGTTAGCAGGATATCCACTCTACCAAGATGAGCAGGAACGGTTCATCTGCAACACCTTGCAGCCTGgatgctccaatgtgtgctatgACATTTTTTCTCCTGTCTCTCATTTTAGATTTTGGCTCATTCAGACGGTGTCTGTACTGTTACCTTATGCTGTGTTCAGTGTCTATGTTCTGCATAAGGTAGCCATGCACATAGTAAGAGCACACTGTTTGCCATGTAGACATAAAAGGATTAAAGACTTCACTAGCCACAAAGCTTTGAAGGAACCCAGCAGAAGGGCTGCCATCACTAGACCAGCCTGTAAGGCTGACTACTTGAGCATCCCTGATTTTTCTGGGGCTTACACTGTTCACCTTTTCCTAAGGACATTGACTGAGGCTGCCTTTGGAGCTGGGCACTACTATCTCTTTGGATTTTTTGTTCCCAAGCGCTTTTCCTGCTACCATTCTCCTTGTACGAGCATGGTTGATTGCTACATCTCCCGGCCCACTGAGAAAACTATCATGATGATTTTCATTTGGGGAGTCAGTGGCCTTTCCTTTCTCCTTGGTCTTATTGACCTAGCTTTTGCCATCCAGCGAATGGCAGTAAGAAATCAGCCAAATAAGCAGCTGATTACAAGTCTCCATGAAGAGAATGAGCTCAATTCAGACCTGCCTCCAACTGACAAGCATGGAGGCTCTTCACCATTTCAGGAAGACAGAGGCTGTCCACCTCCAGCCATGAATGATAATCCCGTCAGTGAAGGTTCTTGTTCACTCCTCTCTGAAGAGGAAGAAGAATCTGCTCTTCATCCTCAAGTTCTCTCTCAGCAAACTGCCAGCTCAAACCTTAACAGTAACAGCAACAAGCCCTACACAACAGATGGCCTTGTTGCTAATCACGTGGGCAATGAAACACACTTATGTGGCAGCAATCAACAAGGGATTCCATACAGGCAGTCAGGACCTGGGTATCACCAGGGCTTCACCAAAGAGCCTGTCCTTGCTTTGAGCCCCCAGGCCAAGTCACCGCTCGGAGTTTATTCCTCCGTAGTTCAGAGCAAGCTTTTAGGGCAATATTCATCAGCTGAGCTAAAAGCATCAGACATGCAATCAAATTGTAGCAGTTCTGGTTACTTAAGGTCAAAAAAATCTGAATGGGTTTAA